The Pseudomonas putida nucleotide sequence TGCGGGGGTGGACGTGAATCACCTGAACCGCCTGCACTGGACCGCGCTGCTCGAAGCGGTGATCCTCGGCGATGGTGGGCCGCGCCATGTGGAGATCGTCCGGCGCCTGCTGGCAGCGGGGGCGGATCGGCAGATTGCCGACAAGGACGGGGTGACCGCGCTGGCGCATGCGCGCCAGCGGGGGTATCAGGAAATGGTACAGCTGCTCAGCCACTGAGGCCTGCACAGTACCTGTGGGAGTGGGTTCACCCGCGAATCCTGTAGTGGATTCACCGCCGCATTCGCGGGTAAACCCGCTCCCACAGGGATTGCGCCTTGCACCAAATGTCGGATCAGGCCACCTCTTCGTACGGCAACCCCACATAGTTCTCGGCGATGTTCACCAGCCCGGCCTTCGAGGTCAGGAAGTACTCGCGGTCGGCCTCTTGCATCTTCTGGTCCCAGGCATCCTTGTGCTCGCCGAAGTCATGCAACAGCTGGGTCATGAACCAGCTGAAGCGCTCGCCCTTCCAGACCCGACGCAGGGCCAGCGGCGAATACTGCTCCAGCAGGTCGGTACGCCCCTCGCGGTACACCTTGACCAGGATCCGGTACAGGTAGTTGACGTCGGAAGCCGCCAGGTTCAGGCCCTTGGCGCCCGTTGGCGGGACGATGTGCGCGGCATCACCGACCAGGAACAGGTGGCCGTACTGCATCGGCTCGACCACCAGGCTGCGCAGTGGCGCGATGCTCTTTTCCAGCGCGGGCCCGGTGACCAGCTGCTGCGCCACGTCTGCGGGCAGGCGCGCCTTGAGCTCGTTCCAGAAGCGCTCGTCGGACCAGTCTTCCACCCGCTCTTCCAGCGGCACCTGCAGGTAATAGCGGCTGCGCGTCTGCGAGCGCTGGCTGCACAGTGAGAAACCCCGTTCGTGGTGGGCGTAGATCAGTTCGTGGTTCACCGGCGGGGTATCGGACAGCATGCCCAGCCAGCCGAACGGGTAGACCCGCTCGTACTCCTTGAGCACGCCATCGGGGATGCTCTTGCGCGATACGCCGTGGAAGCCATCGCAGCCGGCGATGTAGTCGCAGTCCAGGCGGTGGGTCTGGCCGTCCTTGTCAAAGGTCACGTAGGGCCGTTCGCCCTTGAGTTCGTGCGGCTGCACGTTGCTGGCGGAGTAGATGATCGGCGCGCCGCTGGCTTCGCGGGCCTGCATCAGGTCGCGGGTGACTTCGGTCTGGCCGTAGACCATCACCGTCTTGCCGCCGGTAAGGCCCTTCAGGTCCAGGCGTTGGCGACGGCCTGCAACCAGCAGTTCGACACCCTCGTGCACCAGCCCTTCACGGTCCATGCGCTCGGCGACGCCGGCTTCGCGCAACAGGTCGACGGTGCCTTGCTCGAGCACCCCGGCGCGAATGCGGGCGAGTACGTATTCGGGGGTCTGGCGTTCGAGGATGACGGTGTCGATACCGGCCTTGTGCAGCAACTGGCCGAGCAGCAGGCCGGACGGACCGGCACCAATGATTGCAACCTGAGTGTTCATTGTTTTTATCTCATCAAGAGGGTGAACCCTTGCATTTTTACTGGCTGTAACCGCCAAATAAGTGTGTTATCCGATGCAAAAAATGCACTTTTACAAAAAACGTTCGATTAACGGACAGGCGATCACGACATGAGATCCACCCTCCCCGGCGTTCCGCTGTTCCAGTTGTATGGCGAAAACCAGCACTGGCCCGGCACCGACCTGCTGCATTGCGAGTCGATCCCGGCACGCAGCCGCCTGCACCACTGGGAGATCA carries:
- the pobA gene encoding 4-hydroxybenzoate 3-monooxygenase is translated as MNTQVAIIGAGPSGLLLGQLLHKAGIDTVILERQTPEYVLARIRAGVLEQGTVDLLREAGVAERMDREGLVHEGVELLVAGRRQRLDLKGLTGGKTVMVYGQTEVTRDLMQAREASGAPIIYSASNVQPHELKGERPYVTFDKDGQTHRLDCDYIAGCDGFHGVSRKSIPDGVLKEYERVYPFGWLGMLSDTPPVNHELIYAHHERGFSLCSQRSQTRSRYYLQVPLEERVEDWSDERFWNELKARLPADVAQQLVTGPALEKSIAPLRSLVVEPMQYGHLFLVGDAAHIVPPTGAKGLNLAASDVNYLYRILVKVYREGRTDLLEQYSPLALRRVWKGERFSWFMTQLLHDFGEHKDAWDQKMQEADREYFLTSKAGLVNIAENYVGLPYEEVA